Proteins from a single region of Mucilaginibacter daejeonensis:
- a CDS encoding acyltransferase yields the protein MSLKEKIKSDPSLKKLVHWMLIPTGEAAPRLWVKWFVNPMVHKRGKGAKVRWRTRMDVLPFNRFELGAKSTIEDFCTVNNGVGDVLIGSNSLVGMSNVIIGPVTIGNNVIMAQNIVASGLNHEYRDVTMPIHEQKIITAPIVIEDDCWIAANSVITAGVTIGKHSVVAGGAVVTKSIPPYSVAAGNPAKVIKRYDFDLKDWVKA from the coding sequence ATGTCGCTTAAAGAGAAGATAAAGAGTGACCCATCGCTTAAAAAGCTGGTGCATTGGATGCTGATCCCTACGGGTGAGGCTGCGCCAAGGCTTTGGGTGAAGTGGTTCGTTAACCCAATGGTGCATAAACGAGGCAAAGGCGCAAAGGTGCGCTGGCGTACCCGTATGGACGTGTTGCCTTTCAATCGTTTTGAGCTGGGCGCCAAGTCGACCATTGAGGACTTTTGCACAGTGAACAATGGCGTGGGCGATGTACTGATCGGTAGCAACAGTTTAGTGGGGATGAGCAATGTGATCATTGGGCCGGTCACCATTGGCAACAATGTGATCATGGCGCAAAACATTGTGGCCAGCGGGCTCAATCATGAATATCGCGATGTGACCATGCCCATACATGAGCAAAAGATCATCACGGCCCCCATCGTGATCGAGGATGATTGCTGGATCGCAGCCAACTCGGTGATCACGGCAGGTGTCACCATTGGTAAACATAGCGTAGTGGCTGGTGGGGCAGTGGTCACCAAGAGTATACCGCCTTACTCGGTAGCGGCGGGTAACCCGGCTAAAGTGATCAAACGTTACGACTTTGACTTGAAGGACTGGGTAAAAGCCTAA
- a CDS encoding glycosyltransferase family 2 protein, whose translation MSTVSIITVNYNQTKITEQLLASVFATNAYPAVELIVVDNASKDYPIPAWRTQYPHITFIRSEVNLGFAGGNNLGVRASKGDYLFFVNNDTEFTEGLVASLVAILDNNPRVGMVSPKIRYFDQPGVLQYAGFTNMNYYTMRNRCIGQFEQDNGQYDRNTGPTGYVHGAAMMVRREAADKAGLMAENFFLYYEEMDWNDHIKRAGYDIWLEPRALIYHKESVSVGRVSALKEYFMNRNRLLFIRRNAPSALTVMVFYTYFLLVVTPRNVINYLRKGYKGFTSVLFKAIWWNFTHSKDSTDLGYPLK comes from the coding sequence ATGAGTACGGTATCGATCATTACGGTCAATTATAATCAAACTAAAATTACCGAGCAATTGCTGGCATCGGTTTTTGCTACCAATGCCTACCCGGCGGTTGAATTGATCGTGGTCGACAACGCCAGTAAAGATTATCCCATCCCGGCGTGGCGTACCCAGTATCCGCACATCACCTTTATACGGTCAGAAGTGAATTTGGGTTTTGCAGGCGGCAACAATTTAGGCGTCAGGGCATCCAAAGGCGACTACCTGTTCTTTGTGAACAACGATACCGAATTTACCGAAGGTTTGGTGGCAAGTTTGGTGGCTATTTTGGATAATAATCCAAGGGTGGGCATGGTATCGCCCAAGATCAGGTACTTTGATCAGCCTGGGGTGTTGCAGTATGCGGGGTTCACCAACATGAACTATTATACCATGCGCAATCGCTGCATAGGCCAGTTCGAACAGGACAACGGGCAATATGACCGCAACACCGGCCCCACGGGATACGTACACGGAGCAGCCATGATGGTACGCCGCGAGGCCGCCGATAAAGCCGGCCTGATGGCCGAGAACTTTTTTTTGTACTACGAGGAGATGGACTGGAACGACCACATCAAACGAGCGGGTTACGACATATGGTTAGAGCCGCGAGCGCTCATCTATCATAAAGAGTCCGTATCGGTAGGGCGGGTAAGTGCCTTGAAGGAGTACTTTATGAATCGTAACCGCCTGCTGTTCATCAGGCGTAATGCGCCATCGGCGTTAACGGTCATGGTGTTTTACACTTACTTTTTACTGGTGGTAACGCCCCGCAATGTGATCAACTATTTACGTAAAGGCTATAAAGGCTTCACCTCGGTATTGTTCAAGGCCATTTGGTGGAACTTTACGCACAGCAAGGACAGCACTGACCTTGGTTATCCGCTCAAATAA
- a CDS encoding lipopolysaccharide biosynthesis protein produces the protein MWHKVITLIQNKHFLSLAGNVIMSGLALVTMVFIYHALTVANAGIWVFFQSVLILVETLRSGFLTTAFIKFYAGATAERKAEVAGSAWYIASLITGLLLLLNLPLSFLVPYVQHDQSLVMFFQWSGLCYVSSLPWFMATCILQGEQRFDRLLYVRLINQLSFIAGVAALYFSGAISVYTILYAYIGSNVITSAYVFVMGWSGFTWLKHRSKHHVAEMYHFGKYSVGTTLSANLFRTSDTFIINFMLNKQAVAIYNLGQTLMQLVEIPLRSFAATCMPELSEAYNQNDRAAVIKVMKRYTGTISVVLVPLVIAGCLLADLPIYLIGGGKYVGTEAANVFRWFLSFALLYPADRFFALTLDVIHRPKVNFYKVLVMLAANLFFDWLGVHWLGSIYGIAIATLFPVLIGTLIGYYALRKYQWFGLWDVYVAGYQQVKAWLMPKFRTV, from the coding sequence ATGTGGCATAAAGTTATTACACTCATCCAAAACAAACACTTTCTGTCTCTGGCGGGAAACGTGATCATGTCAGGCCTGGCACTGGTCACCATGGTATTCATCTATCATGCCTTGACCGTTGCTAACGCAGGGATATGGGTGTTCTTTCAATCAGTGTTGATATTGGTGGAGACGTTGCGCTCGGGCTTTTTGACCACTGCTTTCATTAAATTTTACGCCGGAGCTACTGCTGAACGTAAGGCCGAAGTGGCTGGCTCGGCATGGTACATCGCCTCGCTGATCACAGGCCTGTTATTGCTGCTCAACTTACCGCTTAGCTTTTTGGTGCCGTATGTTCAGCATGATCAAAGTCTGGTCATGTTCTTTCAATGGTCGGGTTTGTGTTACGTTTCATCATTACCCTGGTTCATGGCCACGTGCATATTACAAGGCGAGCAGCGTTTTGACCGTTTGCTGTACGTGCGGCTGATCAATCAGCTTTCTTTTATAGCAGGTGTAGCGGCGCTTTACTTCAGTGGTGCCATCAGCGTCTATACGATCCTGTACGCGTATATCGGATCCAATGTGATCACCAGTGCATATGTGTTCGTGATGGGTTGGAGCGGATTTACCTGGCTTAAACATCGGAGTAAGCACCATGTTGCCGAGATGTATCATTTTGGTAAGTACAGTGTAGGTACTACTTTAAGCGCTAACCTGTTCCGTACCTCTGATACGTTCATCATCAACTTTATGCTTAATAAGCAGGCAGTGGCTATTTATAATCTTGGCCAAACGCTGATGCAATTAGTGGAGATCCCTTTGCGCAGCTTTGCCGCTACCTGTATGCCCGAACTTTCAGAGGCATATAACCAAAATGATCGTGCTGCCGTAATAAAGGTGATGAAACGGTATACAGGTACCATAAGCGTAGTGCTTGTGCCGCTGGTGATCGCAGGTTGCTTATTAGCGGATTTGCCAATTTATCTGATCGGTGGCGGTAAGTATGTGGGCACCGAAGCAGCGAACGTGTTCAGGTGGTTCCTGAGCTTTGCGTTACTATACCCGGCCGATCGCTTTTTTGCCCTCACGCTGGATGTGATCCACCGGCCTAAGGTCAACTTTTACAAAGTGCTGGTAATGCTGGCCGCTAATCTTTTTTTCGATTGGTTGGGCGTGCACTGGTTAGGGAGTATATATGGCATAGCTATTGCGACATTATTCCCGGTATTGATCGGCACACTGATCGGTTATTATGCGCTTCGCAAGTATCAGTGGTTCGGATTATGGGATGTTTATGTGGCCGGATACCAGCAAGTAAAGGCATGGTTAATGCCCAAGTTTCGAACCGTATAG
- a CDS encoding glycosyltransferase family 2 protein, protein MEILFWISLFIVFYAFFGYGILLFIIIKIKRALRGRPVPPAIEPDRLPTCTLVIAAYNEEGFILEKIRNTLELQYPAGKLELLFVTDGSNDRTPEIVAQYPQIRLMHSPERKGKIMAMHRAMETVTTDVVVFTDANTYLNPDALLLICRHYADPKVGAVAGEKRIHVDASADATAGEGFYWKYESKLKAWDAELYTIVGAAGELFSVRRSLYKPVSQDAILDDFMISMRVAEDGYRVLYEPEAYATETTSANVKEELKRKIRIAAGGIQSIIWLKGLLLPFKQPLLSFQYISHRVLRWTVVPFLMILCVWLNIAIVIHQNGSLFYNFILLCQLLFYVAAFAGWMLERREIKVKVLFIPYYFCMMNYAVLRGIFRYAFGAQSAAWEKSQRK, encoded by the coding sequence ATGGAGATACTATTCTGGATAAGTCTGTTCATTGTTTTCTATGCCTTTTTTGGCTACGGGATCCTGCTTTTTATCATCATCAAGATCAAGCGGGCACTGCGTGGTCGCCCGGTGCCGCCAGCCATCGAGCCTGACCGGTTACCTACCTGCACGCTGGTGATCGCCGCCTATAACGAAGAAGGTTTTATTTTAGAAAAGATCAGGAATACGCTGGAACTGCAATACCCGGCCGGTAAACTGGAACTGCTGTTCGTGACCGATGGTTCGAACGACCGTACGCCCGAGATCGTGGCTCAGTACCCGCAGATCAGGCTCATGCACTCGCCCGAGCGCAAGGGCAAGATCATGGCTATGCACCGTGCCATGGAGACCGTGACCACTGATGTAGTAGTTTTCACTGACGCTAATACTTACCTGAACCCCGACGCTTTATTGCTGATCTGCCGGCATTACGCTGATCCTAAAGTGGGTGCCGTGGCTGGCGAAAAGCGCATTCATGTAGATGCCAGTGCCGATGCCACCGCAGGCGAAGGTTTTTATTGGAAATATGAATCGAAGCTGAAGGCATGGGATGCTGAGCTATACACCATCGTTGGTGCAGCAGGCGAATTGTTCAGCGTGCGCCGGTCATTGTACAAGCCGGTATCTCAAGACGCCATATTAGATGATTTTATGATATCGATGCGGGTAGCCGAGGACGGCTATCGCGTATTGTATGAGCCGGAAGCTTATGCCACCGAGACCACCTCGGCCAATGTAAAAGAAGAGCTCAAACGTAAGATACGCATTGCCGCAGGTGGTATACAGTCCATCATTTGGTTGAAAGGATTGTTGCTACCGTTCAAGCAGCCATTGCTCTCGTTCCAGTATATCAGTCACCGCGTGTTGCGATGGACGGTCGTTCCTTTCCTGATGATATTATGCGTGTGGCTTAACATCGCTATCGTGATCCATCAGAACGGTAGTTTGTTCTATAATTTCATTCTGCTTTGTCAGCTACTGTTCTACGTAGCAGCATTTGCCGGATGGATGCTGGAGCGCCGCGAGATCAAGGTGAAGGTGCTGTTCATCCCATACTATTTTTGCATGATGAATTATGCTGTGCTGCGGGGCATATTCCGTTACGCATTTGGCGCGCAGAGCGCGGCGTGGGAGAAATCGCAGAGGAAGTAG
- a CDS encoding mechanosensitive ion channel family protein → MPIFYRAFLIFLFTYSGAVSAQTDTVAKRADSTALNTAVVNEQLSRLQQLQAEHVADSLKKIALQEELKALKTNDANRRSSLLRELDDLKGQDSVRIRRQRSEIDSLRRYVAGEPVVFFNDTLMRIYSRQGSFSAKERAAAVVQRIDKIGAMHFFSPDSLKIVNAEQTIDLQYGNTLIMSISELDALWAGIPKTALAQRYRAKIIAVITAYNDATSWRTLLTEAALALAVIAGAILLIYLLQKASNWSERRITALKGTLIKGLRIKNYELLTADRSVGVLIVVANLIKWILAIVVVYLALPLLFGIFPWTEGYSVKLIGYFLTPVKNILKAIWAYIPNLITIIVLVVVFKYIIRFLRFLKDEVERGVLKIPGFYTDWANPTFQIIRIMVLAFMLIVVFPYLPGSGSPIFKGVSVFVGVLFTFGSAGALGNVVAGLVLTYMRAFRIGDRVKIADATGDIIERSLLVTRIRTIKNEVISIPNSMVMSNHTVNFTVEAETKGLIIHKTVTIGYDIPWQRVHELLLKAATKTTLIEPEPKPFVLQTSLEDFYVAYEINAYTKHASKQAVIYSELYQNVLDIFHEAGIEVMSPHFHAVRDGSVINIPTANLPKDYVAPGIKIDSSGSKKG, encoded by the coding sequence ATGCCGATATTTTACCGAGCTTTTCTCATTTTTCTTTTTACATACAGCGGCGCTGTCAGTGCCCAAACTGATACCGTTGCCAAGCGTGCTGATTCCACGGCGCTGAATACCGCAGTGGTAAATGAGCAATTAAGCCGCTTACAGCAGTTACAAGCTGAGCACGTGGCCGATTCGCTCAAAAAGATCGCATTACAGGAAGAGTTGAAAGCGCTGAAAACTAACGATGCCAATCGAAGGTCGTCGCTGCTGCGCGAACTGGATGACCTTAAAGGACAGGATTCGGTGAGGATACGCCGGCAAAGATCTGAGATAGATTCGTTACGCAGGTATGTGGCCGGAGAACCGGTCGTCTTCTTCAACGACACACTGATGCGTATTTACAGTCGCCAGGGCAGTTTTTCGGCAAAAGAACGGGCGGCAGCAGTGGTGCAACGGATAGATAAGATCGGCGCCATGCATTTTTTCAGTCCCGATTCATTGAAGATCGTGAACGCTGAACAGACTATTGACCTGCAATACGGCAATACATTGATCATGAGCATTTCCGAACTGGATGCGCTATGGGCAGGAATACCCAAAACCGCACTTGCTCAACGCTACCGTGCTAAGATCATAGCGGTGATCACCGCTTATAATGACGCCACCAGTTGGCGCACCTTACTTACCGAGGCGGCGCTTGCTTTGGCCGTTATCGCCGGTGCCATACTGCTCATCTATCTACTACAAAAAGCTTCCAATTGGTCCGAGCGGCGCATCACGGCATTAAAAGGCACTTTGATCAAGGGCTTACGGATCAAGAACTATGAACTGCTCACGGCCGATCGCTCGGTAGGTGTACTGATCGTGGTGGCTAACCTGATCAAATGGATACTGGCCATTGTGGTAGTGTACCTGGCGTTGCCTTTGTTGTTCGGCATTTTCCCATGGACCGAAGGCTACTCGGTAAAACTTATAGGGTACTTCCTCACGCCGGTCAAAAATATACTAAAGGCTATTTGGGCTTACATCCCTAACCTGATCACCATCATCGTACTGGTGGTGGTATTCAAATACATCATCAGGTTCCTGCGCTTTTTAAAGGATGAGGTAGAACGCGGGGTGTTGAAGATCCCGGGGTTTTACACCGACTGGGCTAATCCTACCTTCCAGATCATTAGAATAATGGTATTGGCCTTCATGTTGATCGTGGTTTTCCCCTACCTCCCTGGCTCGGGTTCGCCCATATTTAAGGGAGTATCGGTCTTTGTGGGCGTGCTATTCACCTTTGGATCGGCCGGGGCGCTGGGAAATGTGGTAGCGGGTTTGGTGTTGACCTATATGCGTGCCTTCCGGATAGGCGACCGGGTAAAGATCGCCGATGCCACCGGCGACATCATCGAGCGCTCTTTGTTAGTGACCCGCATCCGTACCATCAAGAACGAGGTGATATCTATCCCGAACTCCATGGTGATGAGCAACCACACCGTTAACTTCACGGTAGAGGCCGAGACCAAAGGCCTCATCATCCATAAAACAGTAACGATCGGTTATGATATTCCGTGGCAAAGGGTGCACGAGCTTTTGTTAAAAGCTGCGACCAAGACCACGCTCATCGAACCGGAACCCAAACCTTTTGTATTGCAGACCAGCTTAGAAGATTTTTATGTGGCCTATGAGATCAATGCATACACCAAACATGCCAGTAAGCAGGCAGTGATCTACTCTGAACTTTACCAGAACGTACTCGACATCTTTCATGAGGCAGGTATCGAGGTGATGTCGCCACATTTTCATGCCGTACGTGATGGCAGTGTGATCAATATCCCAACTGCGAACTTGCCCAAAGACTATGTGGCCCCGGGTATAAAGATCGATAGCAGCGGCTCGAAGAAAGGTTAG
- a CDS encoding STAS domain-containing protein: protein MISLIKEEPTHLIVQVDLTEANLSHADQVKEDLISFLEAKGRSLWVDMHKVSYVDSSFLGALVAALKHAISMKADVVLLGLQKDIEDLLKLIRLDRVFKIYSSEEEARKAAQI, encoded by the coding sequence ATGATAAGCCTGATAAAGGAAGAACCAACACATTTGATCGTACAGGTAGATCTTACTGAAGCTAACTTAAGCCATGCCGACCAGGTAAAAGAGGACCTGATATCATTCCTGGAAGCTAAAGGCCGCAGTTTATGGGTGGATATGCATAAGGTGAGTTATGTGGACAGTTCCTTTTTAGGAGCCCTGGTGGCCGCATTGAAACACGCCATCAGCATGAAGGCCGATGTGGTACTATTGGGCCTGCAAAAAGATATAGAGGATCTTTTAAAACTGATACGCCTCGACAGGGTTTTCAAGATATACAGTAGCGAGGAAGAAGCCCGCAAAGCTGCACAGATCTGA
- a CDS encoding beta-1,6-N-acetylglucosaminyltransferase, with protein sequence MKIAHLILAHNNPQQLEHLIDSLTYAEDSIFVHLDEKADIQPFEHLKQRSNVTFIHQRVKVKWGAYSIVQATINSFEQMVKQAGDHDFVNLLSGADLPLQRPQDIHSFLELNKGKIFMSYMPILEEWTDAVSRIVHYHFNEYAFPGVYKLQGLVNKIMPKRKLPDGMVGVGHSQWFTTSMESVGYMVKYWNEHPNFRRFIKLTWGPDEFVFQTMLFNSPLRAQMVNDNLRYIDWSAGGASPKTFQAEDIPALLVSNKLYARKFDLQNHGEVIAAIDKKLAADDQPRTELISA encoded by the coding sequence ATGAAGATCGCCCATTTGATATTGGCTCACAATAACCCGCAGCAGTTAGAGCATCTGATCGATAGTTTGACCTATGCGGAAGATAGCATCTTCGTCCACCTGGACGAGAAAGCCGATATACAACCCTTCGAACACCTGAAGCAGCGCTCTAATGTCACCTTCATCCATCAACGCGTAAAAGTGAAGTGGGGTGCCTACAGTATCGTACAAGCTACGATCAATAGCTTTGAGCAGATGGTGAAACAGGCCGGTGATCATGATTTTGTGAACTTGCTTAGCGGTGCCGATCTTCCGTTACAGCGACCGCAGGACATACATTCTTTTTTGGAGCTCAATAAAGGCAAGATCTTCATGAGTTATATGCCTATACTGGAGGAGTGGACAGACGCCGTATCGCGCATCGTACATTACCACTTCAATGAGTACGCTTTTCCGGGTGTATACAAGCTGCAAGGCCTGGTGAACAAGATCATGCCGAAGCGAAAATTACCTGATGGTATGGTAGGCGTGGGGCATTCGCAGTGGTTCACCACAAGCATGGAAAGCGTTGGCTATATGGTAAAGTACTGGAACGAGCATCCCAATTTCAGGCGGTTCATCAAACTTACCTGGGGACCAGACGAATTCGTTTTCCAGACCATGTTATTCAACTCACCTTTACGTGCTCAAATGGTGAACGATAACTTACGCTACATTGATTGGAGCGCGGGCGGTGCGAGCCCCAAAACCTTCCAGGCAGAAGATATACCAGCGTTGCTGGTCTCCAACAAATTATACGCACGCAAATTTGATCTGCAGAACCATGGCGAAGTGATCGCGGCGATCGATAAAAAGCTTGCCGCAGATGATCAGCCACGAACCGAATTGATATCAGCTTAG
- a CDS encoding glycosyltransferase, with product MDVNVKSFPDVTLLITHYNRSRSLLRLLETFSQQNFSFGGIVVSDDGSQPEHLEVLKHQQSVYGYDLVTTPKNRGLGNNINKGQDAVTTPYTLYVQEDFEPKPAFIDHFRDALGYFEADPELDIARFYAYFAYPYTKPYGKGFVQMIFKPQLWASNHLKFYVYSDHPHLRRTSFFQKFGRYAEGVKGDITEYRMARSFIRNKGKGIFFERFNDLFYQKNSSDEPSTMDRAGWRESRNPLMLALRAVYLKVKLARWTYDVLYKKDN from the coding sequence ATGGATGTAAACGTAAAATCATTTCCTGATGTTACCCTGCTCATCACTCATTACAACCGCAGCAGGTCGTTACTACGTTTGTTAGAGACCTTTAGCCAGCAAAATTTTTCTTTTGGCGGCATCGTAGTGTCTGACGATGGTAGTCAACCAGAGCATCTGGAAGTGCTGAAACATCAGCAGAGCGTTTACGGATATGACCTGGTGACCACGCCTAAAAATCGCGGATTGGGCAATAATATCAACAAAGGGCAGGATGCAGTGACCACACCTTACACCCTTTACGTTCAGGAGGACTTTGAACCCAAGCCAGCGTTCATTGATCACTTTAGAGATGCGCTCGGTTATTTTGAGGCCGACCCCGAACTGGACATTGCCCGCTTTTACGCTTATTTTGCTTATCCATATACTAAACCCTACGGTAAGGGCTTTGTTCAAATGATCTTTAAGCCTCAGTTGTGGGCCAGCAACCATCTTAAATTTTATGTGTACAGCGATCACCCGCATTTGCGGCGTACCTCATTCTTTCAAAAATTCGGGCGTTATGCCGAAGGGGTGAAAGGCGATATCACCGAATACCGCATGGCGCGGTCGTTCATTCGCAATAAAGGCAAAGGCATCTTTTTTGAGCGCTTCAATGACCTGTTCTACCAGAAGAACTCAAGCGACGAACCAAGTACCATGGATCGTGCCGGCTGGCGCGAAAGCCGTAACCCGCTCATGC
- a CDS encoding SpoIIE family protein phosphatase — protein sequence MATRSKNILLVDDNPLFLKLLKQAFTKSGISCHTALSVAEALEHLQHNTPDIILSDYEMPGRNGMEFRRELMNEERLKDIPFIFLTGVNDERTRYKGLGLQAIDYVIKDTPIEVIIAKVSNLLRTVDKQRQLSELEIRNTVAALNIKTVTGHVPKINGLEFDLWHQDYQDIPGGDVIDFIEPDEHHVYIVLSDVMGKKWKAWFYTFGYLSYIRAAIRMGTQLGAYTAAEMLRTMNTLIYDDERLSGILASLSLIGVDKRTGEMSYAGAGDLPLLHYQANSGQMQQIDSSGLLLGLMADGGYSDRPITLLPGDQLFIFSDGLTDMAVGDEKKSDYHSFARQLQQHLQDGYTFAQLKESLKQRSANLVDDSSIIHILKTPHT from the coding sequence ATGGCCACCCGATCGAAGAACATATTACTGGTTGATGATAACCCGCTTTTTTTAAAGCTGCTTAAGCAGGCCTTTACCAAAAGCGGCATTAGCTGCCATACGGCGCTTTCGGTAGCCGAAGCGTTAGAACATCTGCAGCATAATACGCCCGACATCATTTTATCGGACTATGAGATGCCTGGCCGTAACGGCATGGAGTTCAGACGTGAGCTCATGAACGAGGAGCGCTTAAAGGATATACCCTTTATTTTCCTGACCGGCGTTAATGATGAACGCACCCGCTACAAAGGATTAGGCCTGCAAGCCATCGACTATGTGATCAAGGATACGCCTATTGAGGTGATCATTGCCAAAGTGAGCAATCTGCTGCGCACTGTGGATAAGCAGCGGCAGTTGTCGGAACTGGAGATCCGCAATACAGTGGCCGCGCTGAACATCAAGACAGTTACCGGCCATGTACCGAAGATCAACGGGTTAGAATTTGACCTTTGGCACCAAGACTACCAGGACATTCCCGGCGGTGATGTGATCGACTTTATTGAGCCTGACGAACATCACGTGTACATCGTGTTGAGCGATGTGATGGGCAAAAAATGGAAGGCCTGGTTCTATACCTTTGGTTACTTGAGCTATATACGCGCGGCCATACGCATGGGTACCCAGTTAGGCGCATATACCGCTGCCGAGATGCTGCGCACCATGAATACCCTGATCTATGATGATGAGCGTTTAAGTGGCATACTGGCCAGCCTCTCGCTGATCGGGGTAGATAAGCGCACCGGAGAGATGAGTTATGCAGGCGCCGGTGATCTTCCGCTGCTACACTACCAGGCAAACAGCGGCCAAATGCAGCAGATCGATTCGTCAGGCCTGTTATTAGGGCTCATGGCCGATGGAGGTTATTCTGACCGGCCGATCACACTACTGCCTGGCGATCAGCTGTTCATCTTTAGCGATGGACTTACGGACATGGCCGTAGGCGACGAGAAAAAAAGCGATTATCATTCATTTGCCAGACAATTGCAACAGCATTTGCAGGATGGGTATACCTTTGCACAATTAAAAGAAAGTTTGAAACAGCGATCGGCCAATTTGGTTGATGATAGTAGCATTATACATATTCTTAAAACTCCCCATACATGA
- a CDS encoding zinc metallopeptidase, whose amino-acid sequence MSNLTIILGQVGMNSGWLLMIAIALISMVVQWRFRSKFKQYAEIPLSSGMTGAEVAQRMLRDNGINNVQVISVEGQLTDHYNPENRTVNLSDDVYHSRSVAAAAVAAHECGHAVQHAKAYSWLRLRSALVPIVQTASTLVQWTLMIGVILMFAARNPTVLFIGVLALGVVTAFSFITLPVEFDASRRALAWLDNNYTVMQTKQEHTEAKDALWWAAMTYVVAALGSLATLLYYLQILNSRRD is encoded by the coding sequence ATGAGCAATTTAACGATAATATTAGGCCAGGTGGGTATGAACTCAGGCTGGCTATTGATGATCGCCATCGCACTGATCAGCATGGTGGTGCAGTGGCGTTTCAGGAGCAAATTCAAGCAATATGCCGAGATACCGCTATCATCAGGTATGACCGGTGCCGAGGTGGCCCAGCGCATGCTGCGCGATAACGGCATCAACAACGTGCAGGTGATATCAGTAGAAGGTCAGTTGACCGACCACTATAACCCGGAGAACCGCACGGTGAATCTGAGTGATGATGTTTACCACAGCCGCAGTGTAGCCGCTGCTGCCGTTGCCGCTCACGAGTGCGGTCACGCAGTACAGCACGCCAAGGCTTACAGCTGGTTAAGGCTACGTTCGGCTTTGGTACCGATCGTACAAACGGCCTCTACCTTGGTGCAATGGACATTGATGATCGGCGTGATCCTGATGTTCGCGGCCCGCAACCCTACAGTGCTATTTATTGGTGTGTTGGCGTTGGGCGTGGTGACCGCGTTCAGCTTTATCACCTTACCGGTAGAATTTGATGCCAGCCGCCGGGCACTGGCCTGGCTGGATAACAATTATACGGTAATGCAAACCAAACAGGAACACACCGAAGCTAAGGATGCTTTATGGTGGGCAGCCATGACCTACGTAGTGGCCGCTTTAGGTTCTTTAGCTACTTTGCTGTACTATTTACAGATCCTCAACAGCCGACGTGACTAA